From Vitis vinifera cultivar Pinot Noir 40024 chromosome 5, ASM3070453v1, the proteins below share one genomic window:
- the LOC100245872 gene encoding kinesin-like protein KIN-12C isoform X2 gives MSRDASDLRFVAANTLKNAQLESTENEFDNSMNSIHFPPPRTPLNTIPDPSQFQREFQELDFDSKDRFGAARAGRSSDRKIEVLENLLSLNKVIGNVSNCGTPRVSGRGKAQSEPSSAQSTPARSISRTLNGGVVGACSGHRPPPYSVGKGGSSSRVSRGISNPMSEPLVEVPHFEIVEDPSFWMDHNVQVLIRIRPISSVERASQGYGRCLRQESSQTILWLGHPETRFTFDHIACEKISQEKLFRVAGLPMVENCISGYNSCMFAYGQTGSGKTYTMMGEIYEMDRELNEDCGITPRIFEYLFTRIRAEEENRRDEKLKYSCKCSFLEIYNEQITDLLEPSSTNLQLREDMKKGVYVENLTEYHVRTVGDIVKLLLQGAANRKMAATCMNSESSRSHSVFTCNIESHWGKDSMTHFRFARLNLVDLAGSERQKSSGAEGDRLKEAANINKSLSTLGLVIMSLVDLAHGKHRHVPYRDSRLTFLLQDSLGGNSKTTIIANVSPSTCSASETLSTLKFAQRAKLIQNNAKVNEDASGDVTALQRQIQQLKGQLSFLMNHHNLSRPLSRCLTSFGESRSGDFSEGYNSLEERIMINNHNTSAQNNKMKCMEAALAGALRREKLAEDAVRRLEAEIECMNRLAHQREEDVQRTKMMLRFREEKIKRLELLSDGSMSADKYLMEENNALLEEVQLLQSRIERNPELTRFALENIRLLEQLRLFQNFYEQGERDALLAEVSGLRDQLLETLEGQLNFASAKENQDMDTVMELEDCKKMNSKLIREVDELHAELRKCLTCSQSASDSVTVSLSKDPEDLKQADKYSLVETISVRSDSGEEVASYDQVEDEVLQKKNTQKVDDASVMQHTDIEKELRDARMLIEAMESEQLRLIEELQFMQEENRRCMEMLSNKAKVEESVKLEIPCLETSDSEIQNMDLMNNLQVKLDRMTKDLENVKLKNNQYQEDWASQLCHEQQVELVREQVETETTRTILHLQEEVAALQLELHEKLCSMTEENLGLRNSLDAKENELRTLCGEWERATLELTNFLVDGSKSLKDASGQIESIASSFPRVNVWISEHVEKAAKVCIEKEETILLLQKSLEDAQKMAGEMELKLSSLKGATIALTEIQRVHNDESGKEAIQSSKLLDEKINMVKILESKLKKKEVQITEAENRANAAFLVVKKLSDHQHIALRSNIERDMDMSESALSPIMCSQQTSEVKTEADSLAWEEMEVQVQVARLGVLESENVINATYSDTELYLTALQTDILEASSLYRELVQDLMKDIDEMRKNFLELKEDCKNFQVHTVESEAHIPQLPNQYLMLHQIRDELDETNGRLDSIKDCISTTLNVHGCSIAGLDLIEAGGWSPDCYTSSNYHSSDASKDELDGKITEQNLNLKFEGGKILPSVNQTPEESNKLLENSIHREATIWWLRKELEMVFNVFNKLYVQLATLFNEKEIGNCSYMEDTCFLESLAPADNNQDTVLRKAIDEIKMEGMKQVFPSCKLRMKEAETSCSSIREAAADQIISHASRFLTKFEEAHTTIKEADFMLNALLKENENAKQVTGMWKQAGEEWLVEKASLIKEVEQLKSLIQLKEGENTVLQDHIHCSLVEMGDSMFFLEGFFLQMQKDVEERFRELYTAIISTGREILYSICNSRTSLEDIYSEIVEKEFALFVLYHCYIGEDFKRIIPGLNADHGFLRFGRQECNLVMNNLQKSCSSDEGNSMINGIEGIEEGDQSVAARDLEAELGQTSENLIYENLSLKKELERKEVLLKGLLFDFSLLQESASNKKDIKDETEKLILALSQVRCELEMKTSQLDDLLVQHRKLEGHLADTENALFISISDLEQAQESLDNLSDQNAELRVLLKDLYIKKSETEDQLEEQKDVIKGLEKEILRLTSSVEKKLMSSVEDIEDKLSRVTDERDGLHEEVCSLKDKLEMAYALADENEAIAVEARQESEASKIYAEQKEEEVKILEHSVEELECTINVLEKKVCEMDEEVERHRLIRNSLELELQALRQRMLTVESFTENTNVEQTEDQLSRQLYNISRELNEAHTRIRILEEERAERDKEIKQYKDYISELVLHAEAQASQYQQKYKTLEAMVREVKTDSSNSVSAALVQEKTEKSTMRTRGSSSPFRCIAGLVQQMNMEKDQELSMARLHIEELEELAANRQKEVCMLNTRLAAADSMTHDVIRDLLGVKLDMTNYADLIDQHQVLKLLEEAQQQTEESFAKEQEIRNLKKQIDDLIEERESCILEINSKKADIFAAQMTAEQLQERDHLLTAQNEMLKMDKTNLKRKIIELDEMVKKLFGTQNSQQQIPQSMKIKESGSLRLGDAGITKRVAKSEKLLCRVNDELAQYRRRTDEHSSYTKYRKQKGPI, from the exons ATGTCCAGAGACGCCTCCGATCTCCGGTTCGTAGCTGCAAACACTTTGAAGAACGCACAACTTGAATCAACCgaaaatgaatttgataattCGATGAATTCGATTCATTTTCCTCCTCCGAGGACGCCTCTGAACACTATACCAGATCCGTCACAATTCCAGAGAGAATTTCAAGAGTTGGATTTTGACTCCAAGGATAGATTTGGAGCTGCTAGGGCAGGTCGATCGTCGGATAGGAAGATTGAAGTTTTGGAGAATTTGTTGTCGCTGAACAAGGTGATAGGAAATGTTTCCAATTGTGGAACTCCTAGGGTTTCTGGTAGAGGGAAAGCCCAGTCAGAGCCAAGTTCGGCTCAGAGCACTCCGGCGAGAAGTATTTCAAGGACTTTGAATGGCGGAGTAGTGGGAGCTTGTAGTGGTCATAGACCTCCTCCATACAGTGTTGGGAAAGGAGGGAGCTCTTCTAGGGTTTCTAGAGGGATTTCAAATCCAATGTCTGAACCGTTGGTCGAAGTTCCGCATTTTGAGATTGTGGAAGATCCCTCGTTTTGGATGGATCACAATGTGCAG GTATTGATACGGATTCGACCCATAAGTTCCGTGGAGAGGGCTTCGCAAGGGTATGGTAGATGCTTGAGGCAGGAGAGTTCACAGACCATATTGTGGCTTGGCCACCCTGAGACCAGATTTACGTTTGATCATATAGCATGCGAGAAAATATCACAG GAAAAACTATTCAGGGTTGCTGGACTGCCCATGGTGGAGAACTGCATATCTGGGTATAATAGCTGTATGTTTGCTTACGGTCAG ACAGGTAGTGGGAAAACATATACTATGATGGGTGAGATATATGAGATGGACCGAGAGCTCAATGAAGATTGTGGGATAACTCCACgaatttttgaatatttgttcACAAGGATTAGAGCG GAAGAGGAGAACAGGAGGGATGAAAAACTGAAGTACAGCTGCAAATGTTCCTTTTTAGAGATATACAATGAACAGATAACAGATCTCTTGGAGCCTTCATCAACTAATCTGCAA CTAAGAGAAGATATGAAGAAAGGTGTATATGTTGAAAACCTGACGGAATATCACGTGAGAACTGTTGGTGATATAGTGAAGCTTCTGTTACAG GGTGCTGCAAACAGAAAAATGGCAGCAACCTGTATGAACAGTGAAAGCAGTCGGTCCCACAGTGTTTTCACTTGCAATATTGAAAGCCATTGGGGAAAAGATTCCATGACCCACTTCAGATTTGCAAGGTTAAATTTGGTAGATCTAGCTGGTTCAGAAAG GCAGAAGAGCTCTGGCGCAGAAGGAGATCGTTTGAAAGAAGCAGCAAATATAAACAAATCCTTATCAACTCTTGG TCTGGTGATAATGTCTCTGGTGGATTTAGCACATGGGAAACATAGACATGTTCCATACAGAGATTCTAGACTCACGTTTCTACTTCAG GATTCCCTGGGTGGAAACTCAAAAACAACTATTATTGCCAATGTCAGCCCATCTACTTG CTCTGCAAGTGAAACACTAAGCACTCTAAAGTTTGCCCAGCGTGCCAAACTTATTCAGAACAAT GCTAAAGTGAATGAAGATGCTTCGGGGGATGTAACGGCATTGCAAAGACAAATACAACAGTTAAAG GGCCAGTTGTCCTTTCTGATGAACCATCATAACCTTTCAAGGCCTTTGTCACGTTGTCTCACAAGTTTTGGAGAATCTAGATCTGGTGATTTTTCTGAAGGATATAATTCTTTAGAAGAGAGGATCATGATCAATAATCATAACACAAGTGCCCAAAATAATAAG ATGAAATGCATGGAAGCTGCTTTAGCTGGTGCCCTCAGGAGAGAGAAACTGGCAGAGGATGCAGTCCGTAGGTTAGAGGCTGAAATCGAATGCATGAATCGCTTG GCTCATCAAAGGGAAGAGGATGTTCAGCGCACTAAGATGATGCTAAGGTTCCGTGAGGAGAAGATTAAACGGCTTGAATTGCTTTCAGATGGCTCAATGTCTGCTGACAAGTATCTTATGGAGGAAAATAACGCATTGTTGGAAGAAGTTCAGCTGCTTCAATCAAGAATTGAAAGAAACCCAGAATTAACCCGATTTGCTTTGGAGAATATTAGACTTCTTGAGCAGCTCAGATT GTTTCAGAATTTCTATGAACAAGGAGAACGAGACGCATTGCTGGCTGAAGTTTCAGGATTGCGTGATCAG CTTCTGGAAACACTTGAAGGACAGCTGAACTTTGCTTCAGCAAAAGAAAATCAG GATATGGATACTGTCATGGAGTTGGAAGATTGCAAAAAGATGAATTCCAAACTCATTAG GGAAGTTGATGAATTACACGCAGAGCTGAGAAAATGTTTGACCTGTAGCCAATCTGCATCTGATTCT GTTACAGTTTCCTTATCCAAGGATCCTGAAGACTTAAAACAAGCAGATAAATACTCACTG GTTGAAACCATATCAGTCAGAAGTGATTCAGGGGAGGAAGTGGCATCATATGATCAGGTAGAAGATGAAGTACTGCAAAAGAAAAATACCCAGAAGGTGGATGATGCTTCAGTTATGCAGCATACTGACATTGAAAAAGAGCTGAGGGATGCAAGAATGTTGATTGAAGCCATGGAGTCTGAGCAGCTGCGGCTAATTGAAGAACTTCAATTTATGCAGGAGGAGAATAGAAGGTGCATGGAAATGTTAAGCAACAAGGCCAAGGTAGAGGAATCTGTTAAACTTGAAATTCCCtgtttggaaacaagtgattcAGAAATTCAGAACATGGACTTGATGAACAATTTGCAAGTCAAGTTGGACAGGATGACTAAGGACCTTGAGAATGTAAAACTAAAGAACAACCAGTATCAAGAGGATTGGGCATCACAGCTATGTCACGAGCAGCAAGTTGAATTAGTGCGTGAGCAGGTTGAGACGGAAACAACTAGAACAATTCTTCATTTACAGGAAGAGGTCGCTGCTCTTCAGTTAGAACTTCATGAGAAATTATGTAGCATGACTGAAGAAAACCTGGGACTCAGAAACAGCCTGGatgctaaagaaaatgaattaagGACATTATGTGGGGAGTGGGAAAGGGCAACCTTGGAACTAACGAACTTCCTTGTAGATGGTTCTAAATCTCTCAAAGATGCCTCTGGCCAGATAGAAAGTATTGCCTCTTCATTTCCTCGAGTTAATGTTTGGATTAGTGAACATGTTGAGAAGGCTGCCAAAGTTTGCATTGAGAAGGAAGAAACAATTTTATTACTACAAAAAAGCCTAGAAGATGCTCAAAAGATGGCAGGAGAAATGGAGCTGAAGTTGAGTTCCTTGAAGGGAGCAACAATTGCTTTAACTGAAATTCAAAGGGTACATAATGATGAAAGTGGTAAAGAGGCAATTCAGTCAAGTAAACTGTTGGATGAGAAGATCAACATGGTTAAAATCCTAGAGAGTAAACTGAAGAAAAAGGAGGTTCAGATTACTGAAGCTGAAAACCGGGCTAATGCTGCATTCCTAGTGGTGAAAAAACTCTCTGATCATCAGCACATTGCTCTCAGAAGCAACATTGAGAGAGATATGGACATGTCAGAATCGGCTCTTTCCCCCATAATGTGTAGCCAGCAGACCTCTGAGGTGAAGACTGAAGCAGATTCTTTGGCATGGGAAGAAATGGAGGTTCAAGTTCAAGTGGCAAGACTAGGAGTTCTGGAGTCAGAGAATGTTATTAATGCTACTTATTCAGATACAGAACTGTATTTAACAGCCCTCCAAACCGATATTCTTGAAGCGTCTTCTTTATATAGGGAGTTGGTTCAGGACTTGATGAAAGATATTGATGAGATGAGGAAAAATTTCCTGGAATTAAAAGAGGATTGTAAAAATTTTCAGGTTCATACAGTAGAGTCAGAAGCACATATTCCGCAGCTTCCAAACCAGTATCTCATGCTGCATCAAATAAGAGATGAACTCGATGAAACAAATGGCAGACTGGATAGCATTAAAGATTGCATTAGCACAACCTTAAATGTGCATGGCTGCTCAATAGCGGGTCTAGATTTGATAGAAGCAGGTGGGTGGAGTCCTGATTGTTATACTTCAAGCAATTATCATTCAAGTGATGCTTCAAAAGATGAATTGGATGGTAAGATAACTGAACAAAACTTAAACCTGAAGTTCGAAGGCGGCAAGATACTTCCCTCTGTTAATCAAACACCTGAAGAGTCGAACAAGCTTTTGGAGAACTCAATTCACAGAGAAGCAACAATATGGTGGCTCAGGAAGGAATTAGAGATGGTATTCAATGTCTTCAATAAACTATATGTCCAGTTAGCCACGCTTTTCAATGAGAAGGAAATTGGAAATTGCTCTTACATGGAAGATACATGTTTTCTTGAATCACTGGCACCTGCAGATAACAATCAGGACACTGTACTTAGAAAAGCaattgatgaaataaaaatggaagGGATGAAGCAAGTCTTTCCATCTTGCAAGTTGCGGATGAAGGAAGCTGAAACAAGCTGCAGCAGTATCAGAGAG GCAGCTGCGGATCAGATAATCAGTCATGCTAGTAGGTTCTTAACCAAATTTGAGGAGGCACACACAACCATAAAAGAAGCCGATTTTATGTTGAATGCATTgcttaaagaaaatgaaaatgcaaAGCAGGTGACTGGTATGTGGAAGCAAGCAGGTGAGGAGTGGCTGGTGGAGAAAGCAAGCTTGATTAAGGAAGTTGAACAGCTTAAATCCTTGATACAATTGAAAGAAGGAGAGAATACAGTACTGCAGGATCACATCCACTGTAGTTTGGTAGAGATGGGGGACTCTATGTTTTTCCTTGAAGGGTTTTTTCTGCAAATGCAAAAGGATGTTGAGGAGAGGTTCAGGGAACTGTATACTGCTATCATTTCTACAGGACGGGAAATTCTATACAGCATTTGCAACTCAAGAACATCATTGGAGGATATTTACTCTGAGATCGTGGAGAAAGAATTTGCTTTATTTGTGCTGTACCACTGCTATATAGGAGAAGATTTCAAAAGAATAATACCAGGCCTCAATGCAGACCATGGTTTCCTCCGATTCGGAAGGCAAGAATGCAATTTGGTGATGAATAATTTGCAGAAGAGTTGCTCGAGTGATGAGGGTAATAGCATGATTAATGGTATTGAAGGCATAGAAGAAGGTGATCAAAGTGTAGCAGCCAGAGACTTGGAAGCAGAGTTGGGCCAAACCAGTGAGAACCTGATATATGAGAATTTGTCTCTCAAGAAAGAATTGGAAAGGAAAGAGGTTTTATTGAAGGGTTTACTTTTTGATTTTAGCTTGTTGCAGGAATCAGCCTCCAACAAGAAAGACATAAAGGATGAAACCGAAAAATTGATTCTCGCTTTAAGCCAAGTTCGATGTGAACTAGAGATGAAAACAAGTCAACTTGATGACCTATTGGTTCAGCATAGAAAGCTTGAGGGTCACCTAGCTGATACTGAAAATGCCTTGTTTATCTCAATTTCAGACCTTGAGCAAGCCCAAGAATCATTAGACAATCTCTCAGACCAAAATGCTGAGTTGAGAGTGCTATTAAAAGACCTCTACATCAAAAAATCTGAAACAGAAGATCAATTAGAAGAACAAAAGGATGTCATCAAAGGCTTAGAGAAGGAAATTCTTCGTTTGACTTCTTCAGTGGAGAAAAAATTGATGTCCTCGGTTGAGGACATTGAAGATAAATTAAGCAGGGTCACTGATGAGAGAGATGGACTCCATGAAGAAGTCTGTTCTCTGAAAGACAAGCTTGAGATGGCTTATGCATTAGCTGATGAAAATGAAGCTATTGCTGTTGAAGCACGCCAG gaatcGGAGGCAAGTAAAATATATGCAGAACAGAAGGAAGAGGAGGTTAAGATTTTAGAACATTCTGTGGAGGAGCTTGAGTGTACAATAAATGTACTGGAGAAAAAG GTATGTGAAATGGATGAAGAGGTGGAAAGACATAGATTGATAAGAAATTCCTTGGAACTGGAACTCCAAGCTTTAAGACAGAGAATGTTGACAGTTGAATCCTTCACCGAAAACACAAATGTTGAACAAACTGAAGATCAATTATCAAG GCAACTGTATAACATATCACGGGAACTTAATGAGGCTCATACCCGGATAAGAATTCTGGAAGAGGAGAGAGCAGAACGGGATAAAGAG ATCAAACAATACAAAGATTACATCTCCGAACTTGTATTGCATGCTGAAGCCCAGGCATCACAGTACCAACAAAAG TACAAAACTTTGGAGGCCATGGTTCGTGAAGTGAAAACAGATTCATCAAACTCAGTATCAGCCGCACTGGTACAAGAGAAAACTGAAAAATCCACAATGAGGACAAGGGGTTCCAGCTCACCATTCAGGTGTATCGCAGGTTTGGTTCAGCAAATGAACATGGAGAAGGATCAGGAACTGTCAATGGCTAGGCTTCATATAGAAGAGCTAGAGGAATTGGCAGCAAATAGGCAGAAAGAG GTTTGCATGCTGAATACTAGACTGGCAGCAGCAGATAGCATGACACATGATGTCATTCGAGATTTACTTGGTGTGAAGCTGGACATGACTAACTATGCA GATTTGATAGACCAGCACCAAGTTCTAAAGTTATTGGAAGAGGCTCAGCAACAAACAGAAGAGTCTTTTGCAAAG GAGCAAGAAATACGGAACCTCAAGAAGCAGATTGATGATCTAATAGAGGAAAGAGAGAG TTGCATATTGGAAATAAATAGCAAGAAAGCAGATATATTTGCTGCCCAGATGACGGCTGAGCAACTTCAAGAACGAGATCACTTGCTCACTGCACAGAACGAAATGTTAAAG ATGGACAAGACCAATCTAAAGAGGAAGATCATAGAACTGGACGAGATGGTGAAAAAGCTTTTTGGAACTCAAAACTCCCAACAGCAAATTCCACAATCAATGAAGATAAAG GAGAGCGGCTCGTTGAGGCTGGGTGATGCTGGTATCACCAAAAGGGTAGCAAAGTCCGAGAAACTTCTTTGTCGTGTGAATGATGAACTTGCTCAGTATCGCAGAAGAACAGATGAGCATAGCTCTTACACAAAATATAG GAAGCAGAAGGGGCCAATTTAA